One Penaeus monodon isolate SGIC_2016 chromosome 37, NSTDA_Pmon_1, whole genome shotgun sequence genomic region harbors:
- the LOC119596034 gene encoding uncharacterized protein LOC119596034, with translation MRGQETLWPQLVPVLKLGEDWQPTGEAVATNTLRFLRESMEKVANLERSSTQMRLTIYQIVHSDLVKLADIDPELSPAAHFAALYTQCMWSSIRFSLPETGSHHHHCQCSRVVP, from the exons ATGAGAGGACAGG AGACACTATGGCCACAGCTCGTTCCTGTGTTGAAG CTTGGTGAAGACTGGCAGCCAACAGGTGAAGCTGTAGCCACTAATACACTGCGATTCCTCCGTGAGTCTATGGAGAAGGTGGCCAATTTGGAGCGGTCGTCAACCCAGATGCGCCTCACCATTTATCAGATTGTCCACTCTGACTTGGTCAAGCTAGCTGACATCGACCCTGAGCTATCTCCAGCAGCCCATTTTGCTGCTCTCTATACTCAGTGCATGTGGTCTTCAATAAGATTCTCTCTACCAGAAACTGGCTCACACCATCATCACTGTCAGTGCAGCAGAGTGGTGCCTTGA